The sequence GAGCTTTTCCTGGATGGCGATGTGCGTCATGGCCGTCGTCGGCGCGGCTCCATGCCAGTGCTTCTCTCCGGGCGAGAACCAGATCACGTCGCCCGGCCGAATCTCCTCCACCGGACCGCCCCACCGTTGCACGCGGCCGCAGCCCGCCGTCACGATCAGAGTCTGGCCCAACGGATGCGTATGCCATGCCGTCCGTGCTCCCGGCTCGAAGGTTACGCTCGCGCCCTGCACTCGCGCCGGCTCCGGTGCCTGAATCAGAGGATCGATCCGTACCGTACCAGTGAACCACTCTGACGGTCCTGGGGCAGAAGCCTGCGAGCCAACTCTTCTGATTTCCATTTTCCGAACTCCTTCATTTGCGACTTAGTATTCCTTTATCCCGAGCCTGGTATGCCACTCAGCGGCCCACGAGTTTCTGCAATTCCTCGGGATACCGTGTTCCT comes from Terriglobia bacterium and encodes:
- a CDS encoding cupin domain-containing protein, encoding MEIRRVGSQASAPGPSEWFTGTVRIDPLIQAPEPARVQGASVTFEPGARTAWHTHPLGQTLIVTAGCGRVQRWGGPVEEIRPGDVIWFSPGEKHWHGAAPTTAMTHIAIQEKL